The proteins below come from a single Arthrobacter crystallopoietes genomic window:
- a CDS encoding SRPBCC domain-containing protein has translation MHEDISIEHDLVIDAQPERVWSLLTDPDSIRRWYAFDGAVCETVNGGRIEHTWREHGRFLGKVLQVQPYGLFQYRYAAQPETEPQLGASTVVTFRLEPEGTGTRLFVIEHGFEQIAGSMVEARELAAVNLTAWRAGFTALSDLARRR, from the coding sequence ATGCATGAGGACATCAGCATCGAACATGATCTGGTCATCGATGCGCAGCCCGAGCGTGTCTGGAGCCTGCTGACCGATCCCGACTCCATCCGGCGCTGGTACGCGTTCGACGGTGCGGTCTGCGAAACGGTTAACGGCGGCCGGATCGAACACACCTGGCGTGAACATGGCCGTTTCCTGGGCAAGGTGCTGCAGGTCCAGCCGTACGGACTTTTCCAGTACCGATACGCCGCACAGCCCGAGACGGAACCGCAACTGGGCGCCAGTACCGTGGTGACCTTCCGCTTGGAGCCGGAGGGGACCGGCACCAGGCTCTTTGTGATCGAGCATGGATTCGAGCAGATCGCCGGGTCGATGGTGGAAGCCCGCGAACTGGCAGCGGTGAACCTCACGGCGTGGCGCGCCGGGTTCACCGCGTTGAGCGATCTGGCCCGCCGCCGCTGA
- a CDS encoding DUF6541 family protein, with amino-acid sequence MSWVAIGQLTALLAVFYIPGYMVLRGLRLSRLRAVVMAPAVSGSLVAVGTVLCRITGIRWGPTVLLAVSLLAALLTAGLHLLIQPRQLPTAEPGPSWPMKFLLASSLLAAAAFNAWTMLDAMDNVDRVNQAWDPSFHLNALRWIKENGQASPWDINPVYSQGTGFFYPSGWHALVALAPGDVVTSANLATLIVACIVWPASLTYLAVALFPRRSMTWLLTPIVAAGVIAFPIIQQSRSAQWPNAFAVALVPVVLALGVELAAGRHQQRVSSTADGLPMHPDGRNHSVKTLALLLAAAGAAWIHPSAIFALLALGCVYVLRHIVLLGRAKWSQDQRQGYLWFAFWALSTGGAVWLVSVSPIVAGMADNTGVNAPFRDAVERLFFDLPRSPDDERIQLSDYNFWIGPLVILGTFCALRRTRSWPAAVGLGITVVLYLAALHHARPLSWITGLWYHDAVRIAAVSAVFACVFAAYALDQIFAVLLRYVPIRGRTVTAAAIVAATVCTMVASGAFRYDTRLLAAAPHYDVETDEFGRSILSGEQDFIESLADVLPADATVIGDPFNGSTFIYALTGRHVVYAQYGFADRTADAKFLRSRFRDIHRDPEVCAALERTGAEYVYLGGAERARQFNPYLQWPGFYDVDVSQGFELLASAEHAALYKITACG; translated from the coding sequence ATGTCCTGGGTTGCGATCGGCCAGCTAACAGCGCTTCTGGCGGTCTTCTATATCCCTGGGTATATGGTTCTGCGCGGGCTACGGCTCAGCCGCCTGAGAGCCGTGGTCATGGCCCCCGCGGTATCCGGATCCCTCGTAGCTGTCGGAACCGTGCTGTGCCGGATCACCGGCATCCGCTGGGGCCCGACGGTGCTCCTTGCTGTTAGCTTGTTGGCTGCCCTTCTCACCGCTGGCCTTCACCTGCTGATCCAGCCACGGCAGCTACCGACGGCTGAGCCAGGTCCTTCGTGGCCAATGAAATTCCTCCTAGCGAGCTCGCTGCTTGCTGCGGCGGCATTCAACGCGTGGACGATGCTCGACGCTATGGACAACGTCGATAGAGTCAATCAAGCCTGGGACCCCAGCTTTCACTTGAACGCTCTCCGCTGGATCAAAGAGAACGGCCAGGCATCGCCTTGGGATATCAATCCCGTCTACAGCCAGGGAACAGGTTTTTTCTATCCGTCCGGCTGGCACGCGCTGGTGGCACTGGCGCCGGGTGACGTTGTTACCTCAGCAAACCTGGCCACGCTCATCGTGGCGTGCATCGTGTGGCCCGCTTCGCTGACGTACCTGGCCGTAGCCCTGTTCCCTCGTCGGAGCATGACTTGGCTGCTGACGCCCATCGTGGCCGCCGGAGTCATTGCTTTTCCTATCATTCAGCAGAGCCGCAGTGCGCAATGGCCAAATGCGTTCGCGGTAGCGCTGGTGCCCGTAGTCCTCGCCCTGGGAGTCGAACTCGCTGCCGGTCGGCACCAGCAGCGCGTGAGTTCAACCGCAGATGGGCTGCCCATGCATCCGGACGGGCGGAACCACAGCGTAAAAACACTCGCGCTCCTGCTAGCGGCGGCGGGTGCAGCCTGGATCCATCCCAGTGCCATCTTCGCCCTGCTCGCCCTGGGCTGTGTCTACGTTCTGCGGCACATCGTCCTGCTGGGCCGCGCCAAATGGTCGCAGGATCAGCGGCAAGGTTATCTCTGGTTTGCCTTCTGGGCTCTTTCTACGGGTGGGGCAGTCTGGCTGGTCAGCGTCTCCCCCATTGTCGCTGGCATGGCAGATAACACTGGTGTCAACGCACCGTTCCGGGACGCCGTCGAACGCCTGTTCTTCGATCTCCCTCGGTCCCCCGATGATGAGCGGATCCAGCTCAGCGACTACAACTTCTGGATCGGCCCGCTGGTTATCCTCGGCACCTTCTGTGCACTGCGGCGGACGCGAAGCTGGCCTGCTGCCGTGGGCCTTGGCATAACCGTTGTTCTCTACCTGGCCGCTCTTCACCACGCCAGACCGCTCTCGTGGATAACAGGTCTTTGGTACCACGATGCAGTACGCATCGCGGCCGTCAGCGCCGTGTTCGCCTGCGTATTTGCCGCCTACGCACTCGATCAAATATTCGCGGTGCTGTTGAGGTATGTGCCGATCAGGGGAAGAACCGTGACCGCGGCTGCCATCGTCGCCGCAACCGTCTGCACCATGGTCGCTTCGGGCGCCTTCCGTTACGACACGCGACTGCTAGCGGCGGCGCCTCACTATGACGTTGAGACGGACGAGTTCGGGCGCAGCATATTGTCAGGCGAGCAAGACTTCATCGAGTCGCTGGCCGACGTCCTGCCCGCGGACGCAACCGTCATAGGGGACCCGTTCAATGGATCGACGTTCATTTATGCGCTCACGGGACGACACGTCGTCTATGCCCAGTACGGTTTTGCTGACCGCACTGCGGACGCGAAGTTCCTGCGTTCACGGTTCCGCGACATTCATCGTGATCCGGAGGTCTGTGCAGCCTTAGAGCGCACTGGTGCAGAGTACGTGTACCTAGGTGGAGCCGAACGGGCGCGGCAGTTCAACCCTTATCTTCAGTGGCCCGGTTTTTACGACGTGGACGTTTCCCAAGGATTCGAGTTGTTGGCGTCCGCTGAACACGCTGCCCTGTATAAAATCACCGCGTGCGGCTGA
- a CDS encoding globin, with protein MATLQPAARAANAFQQPEYTDNFYDAVGGHETFVKLVDVFYEGIAGDEVLRKMYPEEDLGPATVRMRMFLEQYWGGPGTYSEQRGHPRLRMRHQPFKVDFDARDRWLNHMRKAVDSLELPPLYEQTLWDYFERAAHSMVNSA; from the coding sequence ATCGCGACGCTGCAGCCGGCGGCAAGGGCTGCCAACGCATTCCAGCAGCCCGAGTACACGGACAACTTCTACGACGCCGTCGGCGGGCACGAGACCTTCGTGAAACTTGTGGATGTTTTCTACGAGGGCATCGCCGGGGACGAGGTGCTCCGGAAGATGTACCCGGAGGAGGATCTGGGGCCTGCCACGGTGCGCATGCGGATGTTCCTCGAACAGTACTGGGGCGGTCCCGGCACCTACAGCGAGCAGCGCGGCCATCCCCGGCTGCGCATGCGCCACCAGCCGTTCAAAGTGGACTTCGATGCACGCGACCGCTGGTTGAACCACATGCGCAAGGCCGTGGACTCGCTTGAACTGCCGCCACTCTACGAACAGACGCTATGGGACTACTTCGAGCGGGCGGCCCACTCCATGGTCAACAGCGCCTGA
- a CDS encoding ribose-5-phosphate isomerase produces MRVHIATDHAGLELSHHLIDHLTGKGYEVIDHGPKEYDAEDDYPSFCINAALAVVADQAAGQDALGIVLGGSGNGEQIAANKVKGARAALAWNLDTAKLAREHNDANVVAVGGRQHSVEEATAIIEAFLAEPFSNAERHVRRIGKIAAYETTREVPA; encoded by the coding sequence ATGCGCGTTCACATTGCCACCGACCACGCCGGACTCGAGCTAAGCCACCATCTGATCGACCACCTGACCGGCAAAGGGTACGAGGTCATCGACCACGGCCCCAAGGAATACGACGCCGAGGATGACTACCCGTCGTTCTGCATCAACGCGGCGCTCGCAGTAGTGGCAGACCAGGCAGCGGGCCAGGACGCCCTCGGCATCGTGCTGGGCGGATCCGGCAATGGCGAGCAGATCGCGGCCAACAAGGTCAAGGGCGCACGTGCGGCGCTGGCCTGGAACCTGGATACGGCCAAACTGGCGCGCGAGCACAATGATGCGAACGTCGTCGCGGTCGGCGGCCGCCAGCACAGCGTCGAAGAGGCTACCGCGATCATCGAAGCTTTCCTGGCCGAGCCGTTTTCCAACGCCGAACGCCATGTGCGGCGGATCGGCAAGATCGCCGCGTACGAAACCACCCGCGAAGTTCCCGCCTAA
- a CDS encoding DUF6993 domain-containing protein: protein MREELEKLAASSPRPNSSQMLAAMAEAGFAESEVEVSADITPTGLAVDAIEAAVPLEDQCVIGQVREGKVAMSVLPVLADGDCFVGGES from the coding sequence GTGCGCGAGGAGCTGGAGAAGCTCGCAGCTTCCTCTCCCCGCCCGAACTCTTCGCAAATGCTTGCGGCCATGGCCGAAGCGGGCTTTGCCGAATCCGAAGTCGAAGTGTCCGCGGACATAACTCCAACGGGGCTAGCCGTGGATGCAATTGAGGCGGCGGTACCCCTGGAAGACCAATGCGTTATCGGCCAGGTCCGTGAGGGGAAGGTCGCCATGTCCGTGCTCCCCGTGCTGGCTGACGGCGACTGCTTCGTAGGCGGCGAATCCTGA
- a CDS encoding acyl-CoA thioesterase, whose product MTASDERIDPTAALLKLLDLSDADGANTDEDIFVGISEPQPHGRVFGGQVLAQSILAAIRTVPGDRQIHSMHGYFLRPGDANEPITFGVQKLRDGRSFSARRTHAYQNGVPILSMIASFQVPAEGLDHCEPFPENIPDPESLPSTADLLGEFDHPIAQQWAYQRPFDIRHVQQPLYISAEGEREPTNAVWMKSKGPLPDDLDLHRAALAYASDYTLLEPILRRHGIAWISPGMKFASLDHAMWWHRPFRADEWLLYVQNSPSASGARGLGVGRVFSRSGELVATVAQEGMMRVPVEAADA is encoded by the coding sequence ATGACTGCTTCTGACGAACGGATCGACCCGACTGCGGCGCTGCTGAAGCTGCTGGATCTCTCGGATGCCGATGGCGCAAACACGGACGAGGACATCTTTGTCGGGATCTCCGAGCCACAGCCGCACGGGCGGGTCTTCGGTGGCCAGGTACTAGCGCAGTCCATCCTTGCCGCCATCCGCACAGTGCCCGGCGACCGGCAGATCCATTCCATGCACGGTTACTTCCTGCGCCCGGGCGATGCGAACGAACCGATCACGTTCGGTGTTCAGAAGCTACGGGACGGCCGGTCGTTTTCGGCCCGCCGGACCCATGCATACCAGAACGGCGTGCCGATCCTGTCGATGATCGCTTCCTTCCAGGTGCCGGCCGAGGGGCTGGACCACTGCGAACCGTTCCCCGAGAACATCCCGGATCCCGAGTCCCTGCCCAGCACGGCGGACCTCCTCGGTGAATTCGACCATCCCATCGCGCAGCAGTGGGCTTATCAGCGGCCCTTCGATATCCGCCATGTGCAGCAGCCGCTGTACATCAGCGCGGAAGGCGAGCGGGAACCGACCAACGCCGTGTGGATGAAGTCCAAGGGACCGCTGCCTGATGATCTTGACCTGCATCGGGCCGCCCTGGCCTATGCCAGCGACTACACGCTGCTGGAGCCGATCCTGCGCCGCCACGGCATCGCGTGGATCAGTCCCGGCATGAAATTCGCCAGTCTGGATCACGCCATGTGGTGGCATCGTCCCTTCCGCGCAGACGAATGGCTGCTCTACGTCCAGAATTCCCCCAGCGCGTCCGGCGCCCGCGGGCTCGGGGTCGGCCGGGTCTTCAGCCGCAGCGGCGAACTCGTAGCAACGGTGGCCCAGGAAGGCATGATGCGGGTCCCGGTGGAAGCAGCCGACGCGTAG
- a CDS encoding acyl-CoA thioesterase encodes MPNAFRFPLQLRFSDIDSYAHVNNVAFLSYLETARVRLHESPSGISTNDGGQPSVRELAGAENFALVGRQEIEYLAPLLFRPEPVYVSVWVAGIGRSSFELGYVVSEEDESKTFAVGATTMVLVNRDSGRSVALPGQYRAALERRRGPEVPFRRRASQCVGKETT; translated from the coding sequence ATGCCCAATGCCTTCCGGTTCCCACTCCAGCTCAGATTCAGCGACATAGACTCCTACGCCCATGTGAACAACGTGGCCTTCCTGAGCTACCTGGAGACCGCGCGCGTGCGGCTGCACGAGTCGCCGTCGGGAATTTCTACGAACGACGGCGGACAACCATCCGTCCGCGAACTTGCCGGGGCGGAGAACTTCGCCCTGGTGGGCCGGCAGGAAATCGAATACCTGGCGCCGTTGCTGTTCAGGCCGGAACCGGTCTACGTCAGCGTATGGGTGGCGGGAATCGGGCGATCCAGCTTTGAGTTGGGCTACGTCGTGTCCGAGGAAGACGAGTCGAAGACGTTTGCCGTTGGCGCCACGACCATGGTGCTGGTGAATCGGGACTCCGGCCGCTCCGTCGCCCTGCCCGGGCAGTACAGGGCCGCATTGGAACGCCGCCGGGGCCCGGAAGTGCCCTTCCGCCGTCGTGCTTCGCAGTGCGTGGGGAAGGAAACCACGTGA
- a CDS encoding single-stranded DNA-binding protein — protein sequence MSDIITVRGIVGTDINSGSTKNGWPAAEFRLVSKERRQDQETGQWVDAASNWYTVKTYRYLAQNVGSSLHKGDPVVVTGKLKLRQWSSDDGRHGTAPEIEADGIGHDLKWGTSNFVKSNKGRYGSSQEPAQVSNGGNFEGMAADEEVPENVSAATGEVYPWTAEPSLSGQALHQDEARGEPEIDADPDELRMAG from the coding sequence ATGTCAGACATCATTACTGTTCGCGGCATCGTCGGCACGGATATCAACAGTGGATCTACCAAGAATGGATGGCCGGCGGCAGAGTTCCGCCTTGTTTCGAAGGAACGCCGCCAGGATCAGGAGACTGGCCAATGGGTCGACGCGGCCTCGAACTGGTACACGGTCAAGACGTACCGCTATCTGGCGCAGAACGTCGGTTCGAGCCTGCACAAAGGCGACCCCGTAGTGGTTACGGGCAAGCTGAAGCTTCGGCAATGGAGCAGCGACGACGGCCGCCACGGAACCGCACCTGAGATCGAAGCAGATGGTATCGGGCACGACCTTAAATGGGGCACCTCAAACTTCGTCAAGAGCAACAAGGGCCGGTACGGCAGTAGCCAGGAACCGGCCCAGGTCTCTAACGGTGGGAATTTCGAAGGAATGGCCGCGGACGAAGAGGTGCCCGAGAACGTGTCGGCTGCTACAGGGGAGGTCTACCCATGGACGGCGGAGCCGTCGTTGTCGGGTCAGGCATTACATCAGGACGAGGCTAGGGGCGAACCCGAAATTGATGCCGACCCCGATGAGCTGCGGATGGCGGGATAA
- the pepN gene encoding aminopeptidase N: MNLTRAEARERAALLNVESYDVTLDLTRGEKVFGSTTVVKFSATAGASTFIDAITETVRSVTLNGVELDPAKVSDGVRIQLPNLAASNVLTIDADALYMNTGEGLHRFVDPVDNEVYLYSQFEVPDSRRMFAVFEQPDLKAAFRFTVTAPSHWDVISNSPTPEPVAAGPIGEDGGASTWDFEPTPRISSYITALIAGPYQSVRSELTSSDGRTVPLGVFARKSLMQYMDAENIFELTRQGFAFYEKQFGTPYPFAKYDQLFVPEFNAGAMENAGAVTFLENYVFRSKVAEAMVERRAITILHELAHMWFGDLVTMRWWNDLWLNESFAEFMSTLAAAEATEWKQAWTTFASMEKSWAYRQDQLPSTHPIVADIPDLQAVQVNFDGITYAKGASVLRQLVAWVGQEQFMAGVREYFGKHAWQNTELEDLLSELEVSSGRDLKEWSALWLETAGVNTLRPEITTDDGGKITSFAILQSAVPDFPTIRPHRLAVGFYNLDAEGKLVRTHREELDVDGERTEVPELAGFERPALVLLNDDDLAYAKIRLDEVSLATSKAHVKDFTESLPRTLVLASAWDATRDGETPAREYAELILNNIAYESDSSVVLVLLRQLATTLAFYVNPADRKRLTLAAADRLWELGQSAEAGSDAQLQFVKAFALHAQTDAQLDAVASLLSGERVLDGLTVDADLRWELLTSLVAGGEFGQPEIDAELERDATATGQRAAALAKAAIPTADAKAEAWEAVVVRGDLPNATQQSVIAGFNRVHDTALLEPYAGAYFAAVEDIWNTRTHEIAQQIVVGLYPSQLATQSTVDLTDEFLAALGTDSPALRRLVLESRDGIVRALKAQAADK; this comes from the coding sequence TTGAATTTGACCCGCGCCGAAGCCCGCGAGCGCGCCGCATTGCTCAACGTTGAGTCCTACGACGTCACCCTCGACCTGACCCGGGGCGAGAAGGTCTTCGGCTCCACGACCGTTGTGAAGTTCTCCGCAACGGCGGGTGCGTCAACTTTTATCGACGCCATCACGGAGACGGTGCGCTCCGTAACGCTGAACGGTGTGGAGCTGGACCCAGCGAAGGTTTCCGACGGCGTCCGCATCCAGTTGCCCAACCTGGCGGCATCCAATGTCCTGACCATCGACGCGGACGCGCTGTACATGAACACCGGCGAGGGGCTGCACCGCTTCGTGGACCCGGTGGACAACGAGGTCTACCTCTACAGCCAGTTCGAGGTGCCCGACTCCCGCCGCATGTTCGCCGTCTTTGAGCAGCCGGATCTGAAGGCAGCCTTCCGGTTCACAGTGACTGCGCCGTCGCATTGGGACGTCATCTCCAACTCCCCCACTCCCGAGCCAGTGGCCGCAGGACCCATCGGGGAAGACGGCGGCGCCTCCACCTGGGACTTCGAGCCGACTCCCCGTATCTCCTCCTACATCACCGCGCTCATCGCGGGCCCGTACCAGTCGGTGCGCAGCGAGCTCACCAGCTCCGACGGCCGCACCGTCCCGCTGGGCGTCTTCGCCCGCAAGTCGCTGATGCAGTACATGGACGCGGAGAACATCTTCGAACTCACGCGCCAGGGCTTCGCATTCTACGAAAAGCAGTTCGGCACGCCCTACCCGTTCGCCAAGTACGACCAGCTCTTCGTCCCCGAGTTCAACGCCGGCGCGATGGAGAACGCGGGCGCCGTGACCTTCCTGGAGAACTATGTCTTCCGGTCCAAGGTGGCGGAGGCCATGGTGGAGCGCCGGGCCATCACCATCCTGCACGAACTCGCACACATGTGGTTCGGGGACCTGGTGACCATGCGCTGGTGGAACGACCTGTGGCTGAACGAGTCCTTTGCCGAGTTCATGTCCACGCTGGCTGCTGCGGAAGCCACCGAGTGGAAGCAGGCCTGGACCACCTTCGCCTCCATGGAGAAGTCCTGGGCCTACCGCCAGGACCAGCTGCCCTCCACACACCCCATCGTCGCGGACATTCCGGACCTGCAGGCGGTGCAGGTGAACTTTGACGGCATCACCTACGCCAAGGGGGCCTCCGTCCTGCGCCAGCTCGTGGCCTGGGTTGGCCAGGAGCAGTTCATGGCGGGCGTGCGTGAATACTTCGGCAAGCACGCCTGGCAGAACACTGAGCTGGAGGACCTGCTCTCGGAGCTGGAGGTTTCCAGCGGCCGCGACCTGAAGGAATGGTCCGCGCTGTGGCTGGAGACCGCCGGCGTCAATACGTTGCGACCGGAAATCACAACGGACGACGGCGGCAAGATCACCTCGTTCGCCATTCTCCAGTCCGCGGTCCCCGACTTCCCGACCATCCGGCCGCACCGGCTCGCCGTCGGCTTCTACAACCTCGACGCCGAGGGCAAGCTGGTACGCACCCACCGCGAGGAGCTCGACGTTGACGGCGAGCGCACGGAGGTGCCCGAACTCGCCGGCTTCGAGCGGCCCGCCCTGGTGCTCCTGAACGACGACGATCTGGCCTACGCCAAGATCCGGCTGGACGAGGTCTCTCTCGCGACGTCGAAGGCCCACGTGAAGGACTTCACCGAGTCCCTGCCGCGGACCCTGGTGCTCGCCTCCGCTTGGGACGCTACCCGCGACGGCGAAACCCCGGCACGCGAGTACGCGGAGCTGATCCTGAACAACATCGCCTACGAGTCCGATTCCTCAGTGGTGCTGGTACTGCTGCGCCAGCTCGCCACCACGCTGGCCTTCTACGTCAACCCGGCGGACCGCAAGCGCCTGACCCTCGCTGCGGCCGACCGGCTGTGGGAACTCGGCCAAAGCGCCGAGGCCGGCTCAGACGCCCAGCTGCAGTTCGTCAAGGCCTTCGCCCTGCATGCCCAGACCGATGCCCAGCTCGACGCGGTAGCCTCGCTGCTTTCCGGCGAGCGCGTCTTGGACGGCCTCACAGTCGACGCGGACCTGCGCTGGGAGCTGCTGACGTCGCTGGTGGCCGGCGGCGAATTCGGGCAGCCGGAGATCGACGCCGAACTCGAGCGCGACGCCACGGCCACCGGCCAGCGCGCCGCAGCCCTGGCCAAAGCCGCCATCCCCACTGCCGACGCGAAAGCGGAAGCCTGGGAAGCCGTCGTCGTTCGCGGTGATCTGCCCAACGCCACGCAGCAATCCGTCATCGCCGGCTTCAACCGGGTCCACGATACTGCCCTGCTGGAGCCCTACGCCGGCGCGTACTTTGCCGCGGTCGAGGACATCTGGAACACCCGCACGCATGAGATCGCGCAGCAGATTGTGGTGGGGCTCTACCCCTCGCAGCTGGCCACGCAGTCCACCGTGGACCTCACCGATGAGTTCCTCGCGGCGCTCGGCACAGACTCGCCGGCACTGCGGCGCCTGGTGCTGGAAAGCCGCGACGGAATTGTGCGGGCGCTGAAGGCCCAGGCCGCCGACAAGTAG
- the ettA gene encoding energy-dependent translational throttle protein EttA, producing MAEFIYTMTKARKAVGDKVILDDVSMSFYPGAKIGVVGPNGAGKSTILKIMAGLDTPSNGEARLSPGYSVGILLQEPPLNEEKTVLGNVQEGVGEIYGKIQRFNEISEEMASPDADYDTLLEEMGKLQEAIDAADAWDLDSQLEQAMDALRCPPADADVTVLSGGERRRVALCKLLLQKPDLLLLDEPTNHLDAESVLWLEQHLKAYAGAVLAVTHDRYFLDHVAEWIAEVDRGHLYPYEGNYSTYLEKKRARLEVQGKKDAKMAKRLSEELEWVRSNAKGRQTKSKARLARYEEMAAEADRTRKLDFEEIQIPPGPRLGSLVVEGKNLQKGFDDRQLIDGLSFSLPRNGIVGVIGPNGVGKTTLFKTIVGLEELDGGDLKIGDSVKISYVDQSRGGIDPNKSLWEVVSDGLDHIQVGQVEMPSRAYVSAFGFKGPDQQKKAGVLSGGERNRLNLALTLKQGGNLLLLDEPTNDLDVETLSSLENALLEFAGCAVVISHDRWFLDRVATHILAYEGTEEDPANWYWFEGNFEAYEQNKVDRLGPDAAKPHRVTHRKLTRD from the coding sequence ATGGCGGAATTTATTTACACAATGACCAAGGCCCGCAAGGCCGTTGGCGACAAGGTCATCCTCGATGACGTGAGCATGTCCTTCTACCCCGGTGCCAAGATCGGCGTCGTCGGCCCAAACGGCGCCGGTAAGTCCACCATTCTGAAGATCATGGCCGGACTGGACACACCTTCCAATGGTGAGGCCCGGCTTAGCCCCGGCTATTCGGTGGGAATCCTGTTGCAGGAACCGCCCTTGAACGAAGAGAAAACCGTCCTGGGTAACGTTCAGGAAGGCGTCGGCGAAATCTACGGCAAGATCCAGCGCTTCAACGAGATTTCCGAAGAGATGGCCAGCCCTGACGCGGATTACGACACCCTGCTCGAAGAGATGGGCAAGCTGCAGGAAGCCATTGATGCAGCGGACGCCTGGGACCTCGATTCCCAGCTGGAGCAGGCCATGGACGCATTGCGCTGCCCGCCGGCCGATGCGGACGTGACCGTGCTCTCCGGTGGTGAGCGCCGCCGCGTTGCACTGTGCAAGCTCCTACTGCAGAAGCCCGACCTGCTGCTGCTCGATGAACCGACCAACCACCTCGACGCCGAAAGCGTCCTCTGGTTGGAACAGCACCTGAAGGCCTATGCAGGCGCAGTCCTGGCCGTCACCCACGACCGGTACTTCCTGGACCATGTGGCCGAATGGATCGCCGAAGTCGACCGCGGGCACCTGTACCCGTACGAAGGGAACTACTCCACATACCTGGAGAAGAAGCGCGCCCGTCTGGAGGTCCAGGGCAAGAAAGACGCCAAGATGGCCAAGCGCCTCTCCGAGGAACTGGAATGGGTGCGCTCCAATGCCAAGGGCCGCCAGACCAAGTCGAAGGCCCGGCTGGCCCGGTACGAGGAAATGGCCGCCGAGGCCGACCGCACCCGGAAGCTGGACTTCGAAGAGATCCAGATCCCGCCGGGACCGCGTCTGGGTTCGCTGGTTGTTGAAGGGAAGAACCTGCAGAAGGGCTTTGACGATCGCCAGCTGATCGACGGGCTCTCATTCTCCCTGCCGCGTAACGGCATCGTCGGTGTCATCGGTCCCAACGGTGTGGGTAAGACCACGCTGTTCAAGACGATCGTCGGCCTTGAGGAACTCGACGGCGGCGACCTGAAGATCGGTGATTCGGTCAAGATCTCGTACGTGGACCAGAGCCGCGGGGGCATCGACCCGAACAAATCCCTGTGGGAGGTCGTCTCCGACGGACTTGACCACATCCAGGTGGGGCAGGTGGAGATGCCGTCCCGCGCCTATGTCTCGGCCTTCGGCTTCAAGGGGCCGGACCAGCAGAAGAAGGCCGGCGTCCTCTCCGGTGGTGAGCGCAACCGCCTGAACCTGGCGCTGACACTCAAGCAGGGCGGCAACCTGCTGCTGCTCGATGAGCCTACCAACGACCTCGACGTCGAAACCCTCTCCAGCCTGGAAAACGCTCTGCTGGAATTCGCCGGCTGCGCCGTGGTGATTTCCCACGACCGCTGGTTCCTGGACCGCGTGGCTACGCACATCCTCGCCTACGAAGGCACCGAAGAGGACCCGGCCAACTGGTACTGGTTCGAGGGCAACTTTGAGGCCTACGAGCAGAACAAGGTCGATCGGCTTGGTCCGGATGCGGCCAAGCCGCACCGTGTCACGCACCGCAAGCTGACGCGCGACTAA
- a CDS encoding OsmC family protein: MDLSNHRYRVSLAWTGNRGEGTSSYRSYGREHVITAPGLPDLAGTADPTFHGDKDRWNPEQLLLTALSQCHMLSYLHLAVKHGIVVTEYTDDAEGTLRLNRDGSGEFTSATLHPRVTVADPAHKELAQKMHHDANQVCFIARSVNFPVMHEPVTAN, translated from the coding sequence ATGGACCTCAGCAACCACCGCTACCGTGTATCACTGGCCTGGACCGGCAACCGTGGCGAAGGCACTTCGTCATACCGGAGCTACGGACGTGAACACGTCATCACCGCACCGGGACTTCCGGACCTGGCCGGCACCGCCGACCCCACCTTCCATGGGGACAAAGACCGGTGGAATCCGGAGCAGCTCCTGCTCACCGCACTGTCCCAGTGCCACATGCTCTCCTACCTGCACCTCGCGGTGAAACACGGCATTGTGGTCACCGAGTACACGGACGACGCCGAGGGTACTCTACGCCTGAACCGGGACGGCAGCGGGGAATTTACTTCCGCAACGCTTCATCCGCGCGTCACTGTTGCGGACCCGGCACACAAAGAACTGGCCCAGAAAATGCACCACGACGCGAACCAAGTGTGCTTCATTGCCCGCAGCGTCAATTTCCCTGTAATGCATGAACCTGTAACCGCGAACTGA